Proteins encoded in a region of the Bradyrhizobium sp. CB3481 genome:
- a CDS encoding VCBS domain-containing protein gives MLVGTHAKTQDVQAAVGGSRSRPHAGRFGMLWLSALAFALGKQAQAADPDATFLDDGNITYKDLEHGAFELVTKEAVPRHIIIDDPGQTIALHSQGSSVSITQSTNSTARMAELQAAQQEVLATHEQGLGSTGSSTPPPLEKLPVQPINFIETDAASPEQDLPVSPAVILASAPEMIVGQIPVPPPAPPTLNAVIGPTEIDTAVFDLFTATNGAFLASSPNGATLTFGIIGGTAGSTAINGVTYDVSKAGPYGTLYVDSTTGAYTFVPNNDAINALTAPTTTDFTIAVSDGTLSSDELFTITINGVNDAAIISGATNGTAVEASGVAHAAFARLSATGTLTSTDVDDAPNTFTAVDTPAASANGFGTFTMTEAGVWTYTVDDSNGSVQALNIGDKLTDSFTVTTIDGTPQVVTIIINGTNDAAVISGATAGSVTEDSGTKCDPPTATGKLTATDIDNAPGFTVINCPTASDAGYGTFTISADGTWTYTLDDANCAVQALNAGDQLTDCFTVTTIDGTPQVVTIAINGANDKAVICGKTTGSVTEAGASTHGKPVATGTLTDTDVDNTPNTFTTVNDPTASDHGYGSFTMTKNGVWTYKLDNANCEVQALNDCDTLTDSFTVTTIDGTPQVVTIIINGANDTFYFKDDKSEFKTSDAIDLPESNSTSINSSEAGTSGAPAFSEATPTTEPSAQWSDGFVVTAFAPHDLNV, from the coding sequence CGAAGCCGACCTCATGCCGGCAGGTTCGGCATGCTGTGGCTCTCGGCACTCGCTTTCGCCCTTGGGAAGCAGGCCCAAGCCGCCGACCCTGACGCCACATTCCTGGACGACGGAAACATCACTTACAAGGATCTCGAACACGGCGCCTTCGAGCTGGTCACCAAGGAGGCCGTCCCTCGACACATCATCATCGACGATCCCGGACAGACCATCGCCCTGCATTCGCAGGGGTCGTCGGTCAGTATCACCCAGAGCACGAACTCCACTGCGCGGATGGCCGAATTGCAGGCAGCCCAGCAGGAGGTGCTCGCCACTCACGAGCAAGGACTGGGATCGACAGGATCGAGCACGCCGCCTCCCCTCGAGAAGCTGCCGGTGCAACCGATCAATTTCATCGAGACCGATGCCGCTTCCCCAGAGCAGGATTTGCCCGTTTCGCCGGCGGTAATCCTGGCATCGGCCCCGGAGATGATTGTCGGACAGATACCGGTCCCTCCGCCGGCGCCGCCGACATTGAATGCGGTGATCGGGCCAACCGAGATCGACACCGCGGTCTTCGATCTCTTCACGGCGACGAACGGCGCTTTCCTCGCCAGCAGCCCCAACGGCGCGACGCTGACCTTCGGCATCATCGGAGGAACCGCAGGCAGCACCGCAATCAACGGGGTGACTTACGATGTATCGAAAGCCGGCCCCTACGGCACGCTTTACGTCGACAGCACGACCGGCGCCTATACGTTCGTTCCGAATAATGATGCGATCAACGCGCTGACTGCACCCACGACGACCGACTTCACGATTGCCGTATCCGACGGCACGCTCTCGAGCGATGAACTCTTTACGATTACCATCAATGGCGTCAACGATGCAGCCATCATCTCCGGTGCCACCAATGGCACCGCCGTCGAAGCCAGCGGCGTCGCCCATGCAGCGTTCGCCAGGCTGAGCGCCACCGGGACGCTCACCAGCACCGACGTCGACGATGCGCCCAATACTTTCACTGCGGTGGATACTCCAGCTGCGAGCGCAAACGGCTTCGGCACCTTCACGATGACGGAAGCCGGCGTCTGGACCTACACGGTCGACGATTCCAACGGCTCGGTGCAGGCACTCAATATCGGCGACAAACTGACCGATTCGTTTACGGTGACCACGATCGACGGCACCCCCCAAGTGGTGACAATCATCATCAACGGTACCAACGACGCCGCGGTCATCTCCGGCGCCACAGCCGGCTCAGTGACCGAAGATAGTGGCACCAAGTGCGATCCGCCGACCGCAACCGGCAAGCTCACCGCGACCGACATCGACAACGCGCCCGGTTTCACGGTGATCAATTGCCCGACGGCCAGCGACGCCGGCTATGGCACCTTCACGATCTCCGCGGACGGCACATGGACCTACACACTCGACGACGCAAATTGCGCGGTGCAGGCGCTTAACGCCGGAGACCAGCTGACCGATTGCTTTACGGTGACCACCATCGACGGTACCCCGCAGGTGGTGACGATCGCCATCAACGGCGCCAATGACAAGGCCGTCATTTGTGGCAAAACGACCGGCTCCGTCACCGAAGCTGGCGCCTCCACACACGGCAAGCCGGTTGCGACCGGCACGCTCACCGATACCGATGTCGACAACACGCCCAACACGTTCACAACGGTCAATGACCCGACAGCCAGCGATCACGGCTATGGCAGCTTCACGATGACGAAAAATGGCGTCTGGACCTACAAACTCGATAACGCCAATTGCGAAGTGCAGGCCCTCAATGACTGCGACACGCTGACCGACAGCTTTACGGTGACCACCATCGACGGCACGCCGCAGGTCGTGACAATCATCATCAACGGCGCCAACGACACCTTCTACTTCAAGGACGATAAGTCCGAGTTCAAGACTTCGGATGCCATCGACCTGCCAGAGAGCAACTCGACGTCGATCAACTCCTCCGAAGCAGGAACCAGCGGAGCGCCAGCGTTTTCGGAGGCAACTCCGACCACCGAACCGTCTGCACAATGGTCCGATGGTTTCGTTGTCACGGCCTTCGCACCGCACGATCTGAACGTGTAA
- a CDS encoding 2-dehydro-3-deoxygalactonokinase, which yields MSEAAYVAVDWGTSSFRLWLIDRAGKVLGERRSDEGMMAAGKVGFAAVLQSHLDAVGAAPALPVIICGMAGARQGWVEAGYVDTPAPLASVLKQAAIVPGQDRDIRILPGVAQRDRRAPDVMRGEETQLLGALGLDAAGDALVCMPGTHSKWVSVRGGTVERFATFMTGELFSAVSRETILSHAAAGADEAQDVDAFKSAVMAAFERPALTANLLFQVRSGQLLHGGTASAAREKISGTLIGLELAGGLAGEVPKTAITLVASGRLQTLYQLAFDTVAISVRTIGAEEAVRRGLSMAAAAIWSV from the coding sequence ATGAGCGAGGCAGCCTATGTCGCGGTCGATTGGGGAACGAGCAGCTTTCGGCTGTGGCTGATCGATCGCGCCGGCAAGGTGCTGGGGGAGCGGCGCAGCGACGAGGGGATGATGGCAGCCGGCAAGGTGGGCTTTGCGGCGGTGCTGCAATCGCATCTCGACGCGGTCGGCGCCGCGCCAGCGCTACCCGTGATCATCTGCGGCATGGCCGGCGCCCGCCAGGGCTGGGTTGAAGCCGGCTATGTCGATACGCCGGCGCCGCTGGCGTCGGTCCTGAAACAGGCGGCCATCGTGCCCGGACAGGATCGCGATATCCGCATCCTTCCCGGCGTAGCGCAGCGCGACCGCAGGGCGCCCGACGTCATGCGTGGCGAGGAGACGCAACTGCTCGGTGCCCTCGGCCTGGATGCGGCCGGCGACGCGCTCGTCTGCATGCCCGGCACACATTCGAAGTGGGTCAGCGTGCGCGGCGGGACCGTCGAGCGCTTCGCCACCTTCATGACGGGCGAATTGTTCAGCGCGGTGTCGCGCGAGACGATCCTGTCGCACGCGGCGGCCGGCGCCGATGAGGCGCAGGACGTCGACGCCTTCAAATCGGCGGTCATGGCCGCGTTCGAGCGGCCGGCGCTAACGGCCAACCTGCTGTTCCAGGTGCGATCGGGACAGCTCCTGCATGGCGGCACGGCTTCCGCGGCCCGCGAAAAAATATCGGGCACGCTGATCGGCCTTGAGCTGGCGGGCGGACTCGCTGGCGAAGTGCCGAAGACCGCCATCACGCTGGTGGCCTCGGGAAGGCTTCAAACGCTGTATCAATTGGCGTTTGACACGGTTGCCATTTCCGTTCGAACCATCGGTGCCGAAGAAGCAGTTCGGCGGGGGCTTTCGATGGCCGCTGCAGCGATTTGGAGCGTATGA
- a CDS encoding LuxR C-terminal-related transcriptional regulator: protein MLDVSADQGTFTRSIRLVIADRQPIVLQGLKSLFAAQRDFEIVASCNTGTSCVEAIRNLTPDVALLADTMLDLTISEILAVAKAERLATRLVFFTESEISDELAAAIAAGACSAISKYTNPDTMLRTLRLMTEEISAPPDRSRGLSSNGKGINGAQIEKMLGLLTHRESQIVRLVSEGLSNKEIARQLNVSQGTVKVHLHNIFQKLEISNRTVLATIALLQRSAGFSTLALAALAFAILDDVKASETNDAFPDDASTDDKDLEHPAFEVWKKAILRHTVVVDHGETGVAPQGAAAVKVSHNPAARREELHAAEHAVLSNTARGYGPVGSSTPFLFVSPLLQAINNSQIAGSTAPQPFPLPAFASDPVKGQAGNVAFAMTAAGALIYTLDHSSAAVQAPDPGGALIDASAVAAMDRTTQMAAIATHGAGDAGSNDVDSPAPGADIYAPHSPPAFGALGHESVTGEGNAGQLIRGGDNAISEGSGSDSVNGNDTITGGHGGDRLAGSNGNDAFVHHSAKDSNSAQLDTVIDFTSGADKINLAALGALAFLHLTSTSTSVPPHTLAWIYDPTTNETIVYVNPTDHSLDIGDSGLLEIHLQGVVSVAESDFVHEPDAAAVAAALQGIDPELLKAAASDGTVLTGSADTSVEAETSERALAAADIWTMPADDGFRFHIGRDRIGSAVSTRLTSFDDDLPYATEARDDDAVTVPAHVSSIQSAHSHTPDPIEEKFTFKNEPAHANSGTVTTGHGKANVASGPELFELGAAVVPPVPGPAPAEPGVAPGNSAGHGNSQHAAQSAAEPTEPGIASGNGIDHGNTEHAPNAAAAKASAAVDPPEPGVTPGHGNSQQASHPASAGNMGAAEPLEPGVAPGNSAGHGNSQHAEQSPAASSSAAAELPEPGATSGNGAGHGNEPHAPNSAAAKASAAVDPPEPGVTSAHGNSPQTPHSASASNMGAAEPVAPGNSEGHGNSQHAAPSAAADVSAAAAQPEPGATSGNSVGHGNAQHAPNSAAANASTAAEPTEPGISGHNNPEPASHPAAASAAAAAEPIEIGAAPGNGGDHGNPPQASQSVAANASAAAEPTEPGVTPAHSNSEPASHPAAASAMAAAEPIETGAAPGNGGGHGNPPQASQSVAANASAAAEPTEPGVISGHNNPEPPSDPVSASAAAEPIETGVASGNGGGHDNPPQPSQSAAASASAAAEPIAPVSGSGAPGQETAFHFNNEAAPSTPTASVELQELDGAPAPLSQAAELAAILEAGPAAPEEHAASHANNAPHHAAAHGSHDLLT from the coding sequence ATGTTAGATGTGTCCGCGGACCAGGGAACATTCACGCGCAGCATCCGGCTGGTGATCGCGGATCGACAACCGATCGTGCTGCAGGGGTTGAAGTCGCTATTTGCCGCACAGCGCGACTTCGAGATCGTTGCGTCGTGCAATACCGGCACAAGCTGCGTCGAAGCAATTCGCAATTTGACACCCGATGTCGCGCTTCTTGCCGACACGATGCTCGACCTGACGATATCCGAAATTCTCGCCGTCGCGAAAGCCGAGCGTCTTGCCACGCGCCTGGTGTTCTTTACCGAATCCGAAATAAGCGACGAACTGGCTGCGGCAATCGCGGCCGGCGCCTGCAGTGCAATCTCGAAGTACACGAATCCCGACACGATGCTGCGAACCCTGAGGCTGATGACGGAGGAGATCAGCGCGCCACCGGATCGGTCCCGAGGCCTCTCGTCAAACGGCAAGGGAATAAACGGCGCCCAAATTGAAAAAATGTTGGGGCTGCTGACGCACCGCGAGAGCCAGATTGTTCGACTCGTGTCCGAAGGACTGTCGAACAAGGAGATTGCGCGCCAGCTGAACGTTTCCCAAGGCACCGTCAAAGTACACCTCCACAACATATTTCAGAAGCTTGAAATCAGTAACAGGACCGTGCTGGCCACGATCGCGTTGTTGCAGCGGTCCGCGGGCTTCAGCACGCTCGCGCTCGCTGCCCTGGCGTTTGCGATTTTGGACGACGTCAAGGCTTCGGAGACGAACGACGCATTCCCGGATGACGCCAGCACCGACGACAAGGATCTCGAGCACCCCGCATTTGAAGTCTGGAAGAAGGCGATCCTCCGGCACACCGTCGTTGTGGATCACGGTGAGACGGGCGTGGCGCCGCAAGGAGCGGCCGCCGTCAAGGTGAGCCACAACCCGGCGGCAAGAAGGGAAGAATTGCACGCGGCCGAGCATGCTGTTCTGTCCAACACGGCGCGAGGCTACGGCCCGGTCGGATCCAGCACGCCCTTTCTTTTCGTTTCGCCGCTGCTGCAAGCGATTAACAATAGCCAAATCGCCGGCTCCACAGCACCGCAGCCGTTTCCCCTGCCGGCGTTTGCCTCGGATCCCGTAAAGGGCCAGGCAGGCAACGTCGCCTTCGCCATGACGGCCGCCGGCGCCTTAATCTACACGCTCGACCATTCCAGCGCCGCGGTGCAGGCGCCCGACCCCGGTGGAGCGCTGATCGACGCGTCCGCGGTTGCCGCCATGGATCGCACCACGCAGATGGCGGCGATCGCTACTCATGGCGCCGGCGACGCAGGCTCGAACGATGTCGACAGCCCCGCACCTGGAGCTGATATCTACGCCCCACATTCGCCGCCCGCGTTCGGCGCGCTTGGACACGAAAGCGTCACGGGAGAAGGAAATGCGGGCCAACTGATCCGCGGCGGAGACAACGCGATCTCCGAAGGATCCGGCAGCGACTCTGTCAACGGCAACGATACCATCACCGGCGGACACGGCGGCGACCGGCTGGCCGGCAGCAACGGTAATGACGCCTTTGTCCATCACTCAGCGAAAGATTCCAACTCTGCCCAGCTCGACACCGTCATCGATTTCACATCGGGGGCGGACAAGATCAACCTGGCAGCTTTAGGCGCATTGGCGTTCCTTCACCTGACATCGACAAGCACGTCGGTGCCGCCGCATACCCTCGCCTGGATCTACGATCCCACGACCAATGAAACGATTGTCTATGTCAATCCGACGGATCACAGCCTTGATATCGGCGATTCGGGCCTGCTGGAAATCCACTTGCAGGGCGTTGTGTCCGTTGCAGAGTCGGATTTCGTTCATGAGCCTGACGCAGCGGCTGTCGCGGCGGCTTTGCAGGGAATCGATCCTGAGCTGCTGAAGGCGGCCGCGAGCGATGGGACCGTCCTGACGGGCAGCGCGGATACTTCCGTCGAAGCGGAGACGAGCGAGCGCGCGCTCGCGGCGGCTGATATCTGGACGATGCCAGCCGACGACGGCTTCCGGTTTCATATTGGGCGGGACCGGATCGGCTCTGCCGTTTCGACGAGGCTCACCAGCTTCGACGATGATTTGCCTTATGCAACGGAAGCGCGCGATGATGATGCGGTTACCGTGCCGGCGCATGTATCATCAATCCAGTCTGCTCATAGCCACACACCTGACCCGATCGAGGAAAAATTCACATTCAAGAACGAGCCCGCCCATGCGAATTCCGGCACTGTGACGACCGGACATGGCAAGGCGAACGTAGCCTCCGGACCTGAACTTTTCGAATTAGGCGCCGCCGTCGTGCCCCCGGTCCCCGGCCCGGCGCCCGCCGAACCTGGCGTCGCACCCGGCAATAGCGCGGGTCACGGTAACTCGCAGCACGCTGCGCAGTCCGCCGCTGAGCCGACCGAGCCGGGTATCGCCTCCGGTAACGGTATCGACCACGGAAACACAGAGCACGCGCCGAACGCGGCCGCTGCGAAGGCATCGGCGGCCGTCGATCCGCCAGAACCGGGCGTCACGCCGGGCCACGGCAACTCGCAGCAGGCGTCACACCCGGCCTCGGCAGGCAACATGGGAGCGGCCGAGCCCCTCGAACCCGGCGTCGCGCCCGGCAATAGTGCAGGTCACGGCAACTCGCAGCACGCTGAGCAATCCCCCGCTGCGAGTTCATCAGCAGCCGCCGAGTTGCCCGAACCCGGGGCCACATCAGGTAACGGCGCTGGCCACGGCAACGAACCGCACGCCCCGAACTCGGCCGCGGCGAAAGCATCGGCGGCCGTCGATCCGCCAGAACCGGGCGTCACGTCCGCCCACGGCAACTCGCCGCAGACGCCACACTCGGCCTCGGCAAGCAATATGGGAGCGGCCGAGCCCGTCGCACCCGGCAATAGTGAAGGTCATGGCAACTCGCAGCACGCTGCGCCATCCGCCGCTGCCGACGTATCGGCAGCCGCTGCGCAGCCCGAGCCGGGCGCCACATCGGGTAACAGTGTCGGTCACGGCAACGCACAGCATGCGCCGAACTCCGCCGCCGCGAACGCGTCAACAGCCGCCGAGCCGACAGAGCCAGGCATATCCGGGCACAACAATCCGGAGCCCGCTTCACACCCGGCCGCCGCAAGCGCTGCGGCAGCGGCCGAGCCGATCGAAATCGGCGCCGCGCCGGGTAATGGTGGTGACCACGGTAACCCGCCGCAGGCTTCGCAATCCGTCGCTGCGAATGCATCCGCGGCGGCCGAGCCGACAGAACCGGGCGTCACGCCCGCGCACAGCAACTCGGAGCCCGCTTCACACCCGGCCGCCGCAAGCGCTATGGCAGCGGCCGAGCCGATCGAAACCGGCGCCGCGCCGGGTAATGGTGGTGGCCACGGTAACCCGCCGCAGGCTTCGCAATCCGTCGCTGCGAACGCATCAGCGGCCGCCGAGCCGACAGAGCCGGGCGTCATATCCGGACACAACAATCCGGAGCCGCCTTCAGACCCGGTCTCTGCAAGCGCAGCGGCCGAGCCGAT
- a CDS encoding 2-dehydro-3-deoxy-6-phosphogalactonate aldolase: MSVVPFPPMKYPLVAILRGVKPGETEGIVSALIERGMTAIEIPLNSPDPFRSIEIAVKCAPAGILIGAGTVLTLDDVARLHDVGGRLMVSPNVDPEIIASARARGMVTMPGVFSPTEALLAAKAGASSLKFFPASVLGAAGITAIRAVLPADIMIAAVGGVSDTNFADYVKAGITAFGLGSSLYKPGMTAAQVADRAKATIEAYDRAIGQREGAA, from the coding sequence ATGAGCGTCGTCCCATTTCCACCGATGAAGTATCCGCTGGTCGCGATCCTGCGCGGCGTGAAGCCTGGAGAGACGGAGGGTATCGTCAGCGCGCTGATCGAGCGCGGCATGACGGCGATCGAGATTCCGCTCAACTCGCCGGACCCGTTCCGCTCGATCGAGATCGCCGTCAAGTGCGCGCCCGCCGGCATCCTGATCGGGGCCGGCACCGTCCTGACGCTGGATGATGTCGCGCGGCTGCACGATGTCGGCGGCCGGCTGATGGTGAGCCCCAACGTCGATCCCGAGATCATTGCCAGCGCGCGGGCCCGCGGCATGGTGACGATGCCCGGCGTCTTCAGCCCCACGGAGGCACTGCTCGCCGCCAAGGCGGGCGCCTCCAGCCTCAAATTCTTTCCGGCCAGCGTGCTGGGCGCCGCCGGCATCACAGCTATTCGTGCGGTTCTACCCGCTGACATCATGATCGCCGCAGTGGGCGGCGTCTCCGATACGAATTTCGCTGACTATGTGAAGGCCGGCATCACTGCGTTCGGCCTCGGCAGCAGCCTCTACAAGCCCGGCATGACGGCGGCGCAGGTGGCTGATCGCGCGAAGGCGACGATCGAGGCGTATGACAGGGCGATTGGGCAGCGCGAGGGCGCCGCCTGA
- a CDS encoding tripartite tricarboxylate transporter substrate-binding protein codes for MNNFFLKRALIGAGLLAAALSPAAHAQSTAKTVTMVVPFAAGGGTDTVARLIGERMSRTLGQTIIIENVVGGGSTLANDRVARSAPDGSTILINHVALLAAPSLFTNLRYDTTTAFEPVGLVNNAPMILVGRKSIPGESPKDYVAWIKAQRDKANFAHGGIGTNSHLCAVMMGNVLGFKPTVVAYRGSAPAIADLLAGQIDLLWDQLTNALPQVQAGALHGIAITSPQRLEQAKDVPTTAELGMPEVSYTMWHGLYVAKGTPKETINALNAALRAALAEPELVEKLKQLGTVPFPKDELTPEAHARLFAADLPRVAKLIESSGIKASEAK; via the coding sequence GTGAACAATTTTTTCCTCAAGCGCGCGCTCATCGGTGCTGGCTTGCTGGCTGCAGCGCTATCGCCGGCGGCGCATGCGCAATCGACCGCGAAGACCGTGACGATGGTGGTGCCGTTTGCTGCCGGTGGTGGCACCGATACCGTGGCGCGTCTAATCGGCGAGCGGATGTCGCGCACACTCGGCCAAACCATCATCATCGAGAATGTAGTCGGAGGCGGCAGCACGCTGGCCAATGATCGCGTCGCGCGCTCGGCGCCCGATGGGTCGACCATCCTAATCAATCACGTCGCGCTGCTCGCGGCGCCCAGCCTGTTCACCAACCTCCGTTATGACACGACTACCGCGTTCGAGCCGGTCGGCCTCGTCAACAATGCGCCGATGATCCTGGTCGGCCGCAAGTCGATTCCCGGCGAAAGTCCGAAGGATTACGTGGCCTGGATCAAGGCGCAGCGCGACAAAGCGAACTTTGCGCATGGCGGGATCGGCACCAACAGCCATCTGTGCGCGGTGATGATGGGCAATGTGCTCGGCTTCAAGCCGACGGTCGTGGCCTATCGCGGGTCGGCACCGGCGATCGCTGACCTGCTGGCGGGGCAGATTGATCTGCTGTGGGACCAGTTGACCAACGCGCTGCCGCAGGTCCAGGCTGGAGCGCTGCACGGCATCGCCATCACCTCGCCGCAGCGGCTCGAGCAGGCGAAAGATGTCCCGACCACCGCCGAGCTCGGTATGCCCGAGGTCAGCTACACGATGTGGCATGGCCTCTATGTCGCGAAAGGCACGCCGAAAGAGACCATCAATGCGCTGAATGCCGCGCTTCGCGCAGCGCTGGCCGAGCCAGAGCTCGTCGAGAAACTCAAGCAGCTCGGAACGGTGCCGTTCCCGAAAGACGAGCTGACGCCCGAGGCGCATGCGCGCCTGTTCGCTGCCGATCTGCCGCGCGTGGCCAAGCTGATCGAAAGCTCGGGCATCAAGGCGAGCGAAGCGAAGTAG